CCAAGCCCCAGACAGCACTGAGCAGGGGCCCTGGCCTGTCTGGGGATCGCCAAGCCCCAGACAGCACTGAGCAGGGGCCCTGACCTGCCCAGGGGTCCCCTGAGCCTCAGACAGCACTGACCAAGGGTCCTGACCTGCCCAGGGGTCCCTGAGCCCCGGACAGCACTGACGGAACTCTTGACTCAGAGTAACCCATGAGCCTGCTGCCCAGCCCCTCGCAGCCCTGCAGCCCCcgggcctggccctgcccctgtgCTGGCCTTACCCGTGGCCCCCTCCCCATAGGAGACAACAGCTTCCGGCTCCTGTTTGACGTGGTGGTCATCCTTACCTGCGCCCTCTCCTTCCTGCTGTGCGCCCGCTCACTGCTCCGCGGCTTCCTGCTGCAGAACGTGAGAGCCGCCCCCAGCCGCGCCCAGCTCTGGGGCCATGAGGGCCGGGGGACGTGAGGGTCCTGTGCCCAGACAGGCCTCACCCCGCCTGCCCCCTGCAGGAGTTTGTCGGGTTCATGTGGCGGCACCGGGGTCGGGTCATCAGCCTGTGGGAACGGCTGGAATTTGTCAACGGCTGGTACATCCTGCTGGTCACCAGCGACGTGCTCACCATCTCGGGCACCATCATGAAGATCGGCATCGAAGCCAAGGTGGGTCCTGCCCACTCCTGCCCGGGGCTCCATCCTGTCCTTCCAGACCCTGGCCCCCATCCCGCCTCGTGCCCAGGTCCGGTCCCTGCCGACGGCTGCCTGGGACCACATCCCTCGGGAAGGGCCGGGCCAGACGGAGCTGACACtgcttccccccgccccccagaaCCTGGCAAGCTATGACATCTGCAGCATCCTCCTGGGCACCTCCACGCTGCTCGTCTGGGTCGGGGTCATCCGCTACCTGACCTTCTTCCATAAGTACAATGTAAGCCTCAGACACGCAGCGTCCGGGCCCTCCAGGTGGCAGCCACATGCTCCCAGATTCCTACTCCCCCAAGTAAATGCATACACAGGTGGCAGTCACCAGCCCCTGATGGCCTGGCCTGTCACAAGCGAGTTCCTCATATCTGCCCACCCCAGATGTACCTGTCGCTACACCTGGGCTGAGCCCCGCCATGGGTGCTGTCGGGCCCCCTcagccccaccctgccccttCCAAGCTCCCCCAGGCTTCTCTGGCCACCCAAGCGTGCCCTCCACCAGGCCCTGCCCGCTTCACCCCCATCCTCACGGCGGGCCTGGGTGGTGGCCACGCCATCATCTCTGGCCACCACCCGCCCCACAGATCCTCATCGCCACGCTGCGGGTGGCCCTGCCCAGCGTGATGCGCTTCTGCTGCTGCGTGGCTGTCATCTACCTGGGCTATTGTTTCTGCGGCTGGATCGTGTTGGGGCCTTACCACGTGAAGGTAGGGGCCGGAGGGGGCTGCTCATGACCCACCCTCCAGGgctccctggctccctccccCCGAGCCCCCTCCCTAAGCCCTCCGACCCCTGGTCTATGTATCGCGGACCTGGCGACACTGAGTGACCCCCCTTGACCCCTGGCCCCTCACCAGCAGATCTGCCCCTGATCCCCTCTGACCCCTAGTGTCCCCGCTGTGCCCCCGGCTCCCTCTGACCCGCCACCCTGCTGCCGCAGTTCCGCTCGCTGTCCATGGTGTCGGAGTGCCTGTTCTCGCTCATCAACGGGGACGACATGTTCGTGACCTTCGCGGCCATGCAGGCGCAGCAGGGCCGCAGCAGCCTGGTGTGGCTCTTCTCCCAGCTCTATCTGTACTCCTTCATCAGCCTCTTCATCTACATGGTGCTGAGTCTCTTCATTGCCCTCATCACCGGCGCCTACGACACCATCAAGGTCAGCCGCGCGCCCCCTCCCGCCAGCAGCCACCCCTCCCACCCCGGGCTCCGGCTCCCTCGGGGTCGGCATGGCgggggcaggagagaaggacCAGGGGGGTGTGGGAGAGTCCGCGAAGCCAGAGGAGAGAGGGCTCCGAGTGAGGGGGCACAGGCGGCAGTGATACCGTCCTGGTCACGCTGCCGCATCTCAGTTTTATGCAGGATGCACCCCAGCCATGTAGGGTTCCCGCATCCGCTCTTACCAACAGGGAAACCGAGCCGAGGGGTTTCAGTGTCGCGCCGGAGGTCAGCTACCAAGCCGTGGAGCCCGGCTCAACCCAGCACTATCCGATTCCAGAAGCCCTCCCTCCTGCAGGGTGGCCTGGGCTGTTTGGGTCTGAGGAACGAACAGTGGTTGTCCCCGCAGGCTGCGGGGGTCAGAGGGATGGACCGGTCAAGAGCAGAATGTGGGAGTGGCGGGTAGACAGGATGCTTTTAGCAAACGTGTCTGAGGGCTTCTGGTGCGCcaagccctgtgctgggtgccaggCAGCTGGGAAACGACGTCCACGGTCTGTCCTGCTGTCCACGGTCTGTCCAAGGCTGCTGGGCAAGGTGGACGATGCATGAACGGAAATATGATGTATGATGACCAACTGGTGAGAGGAGTGAAGGAAGTGTGGAAGCCTCCAGGGGAACCCCCTGCTTTAAACTGGTACTGGGGTGAGTCCAGGAAGGTTTCTAGAATGTGCCGTCCCATACTAGTCTCTAGCCACGGGTGACTGTTTCAGTTTTAACTGTAATTGCAAGGAGATACAATTGCAAATTCAGTTGTTCCCTCACACCATCCACGTATCAAGTACCGCAAAGCCAATATGGCCGGTGCCTACCAGATGGCACAGCATAGATATCAAACTTTTCCGTCATCTCAGAAGGTTCCATATTGAAGAGATGGAAGCCCAAGGGAGAGAGCAGCCAAAGGAAAGACTTAGTAGCGGGAAAGGActtggagaggagagaatggcTCCTCCATGGGGGTAGGTTGTGGGGGGGTGGTGGCTGAAGTCCAGAACATTCCCTGGGGCTGGGGATGAACATCTGCATAGTCGCACTCCCCATGCACGGATCGAGCCATCCTGCAGACACACTCCTGTCACTCAGGCCCGAGGAGCCCCCACGGTCTTAGTCCAGCACTTAAATGTCACCCACATGGATCAGCCTGGGTGTACAAGCCCAGACCTTGCTCCTACTGTGTGCACCCAGCCACCTCAATAGATGGTTGTCACTCACCCAGCTTGTGTTAGGCACGGCTCCAGGTGCTGGAGCTGCAGCCAAGGGCACCAGCTGGCCAAGATGTGGGCCGTGCACACACGCGTGGGCCAGGGAGTGGCTGTCTCCCTGTGAAGCAAGCCACGGGAACAACAGGTGGCAGGCAcaagcaagtgcaaaggcccagaggtgggagCCTCGTTGGTCGATGAGGAACAGCCAGGAGCCCCAGGTGGCTGGAGAggtggtggaggggagggcagaCCTCAAGCGGCCCCCTTCATGCTGGGCCACGCGCATCTCTCCCCAGCACCCGGGCGGTGTGGGCACAGAGGTGAGCGAGCTCCAGGCCTACATCGCGCAGTGCCACGACAGCCCCACCTCCGGCAAGTTCCGCCGCGGGAGCGGCTCAGCCTGCAGCCTGCTGTGCTGCTGCGGCAGGTTCGAGCCCCGAGCCCCTGTGGTTGGGGACTTGGGGGCTAGGGAAGGGGAGCGTGCCGGAGGGAACTGATGCCTTCCACCTTGGCTGACAGCGGCCCCTCCTCCAGGGACTCGGAGGAGGAGCGTTCGCTGCTGGTGAATTGACTCGGATCACGACTGTCACTGGACATTAGCCCCCGGACTGCGGAGACccctgcttatttattttttaggtttGCTTTTAAGGACCGGCTCCCTGCTGCGCCCTGTGAGGGCCTGGGCCAGTCGGGTCGGACACTGAGGTGGGTGGGTGTCAAATAAACGGGAAAATAAACCTGTTGTTCTCATTTCTAGTGGGTGGGGCATTCCCTGCGCCAACCGGTGCCCGGCCCCTTTAAGGTGGTGCCACACTCAGCGTGACCGGCCCCTCGCGACCTTCCAAACAtggcgggggcggggctgcggCGAATAATTTAAAGGGGCCGCGCCTGCGGCGCTGGGCGGAACGCTCCCGTGTTGGCGCAGAGTGGACCCTGGCTGTGGCCCCTGGGTGAGTCCGGGTTTCCGTCGCCTCCTCAGGGGCATCCCTTCTGGGGTCGTTAGCGAGCCCTCAGCTTTCCCAAGATCTGTCCTCCCCTGATTCCCGGTAGCCCCCGACTTGGTGATGCTCCCATTCCTCCCAGttcccggcaggtgtttctgcgcAGGTAGCCTGGTGCGCTCTAGGGTGGAAGGGGACTAGCTCTCCGTGAATTTTCCAGATAATGTCTCAAGGGCCCAGTGACTCCTCCAAATTTCCATTAATACTCTAGTGGCGCCAGAAACATCCTCGGCCTCCCAGAAAAGTCCCAATCATATTTCAGCATTCCTCAGTATCTTCCAGGGAGCCCGGTGCCCTCCCTAGACCCGCTCTCGTGCTCGAACGACCCCAGGGACGGGCCCACCCAGCTTCTGGTTTCCCCAGCAGTAGTCCTGTACTCCTCAGAATCTCTCAGTAACTTCCAGTGACCCCCAGGAATTCCAGTGTCCATGGTTACATCTCCCAGCAATGGCGCCGGCATCGTTCTCTGTCCTGCTCCGCACCGTCAGGGACCCCGTAACAACTAATACGTGACAGTAAATCTCCAGCATCAACCAAGAACATCTTGCGAGCCCACCCCACTCTGAGCGTCCCAGGACCCTTCCGAGACCTCAGCATCACCCCAGGACCCCTTGTGGGGGAGCTCCCGCCAGCACTCCCGCGCGACCCAGCCCCGGATCTCCCCGGGGGCAGGCTTGGACCGAGAATCAGGCGCCTCAGGGCCCCATGCCTTGCGGGTCCCAGTTTTCCAAGGGTGGAGCGTCCAGTTTTCGCAGCGGGTACGAGGGTGAGGCCTAAGGGGTCGGTGGGTCAGGAGTGATCAATCCCGCGGGGCAGAGGCCGGGAAGGGGGCCTCTTGCGGGAGGAAGCCGTGCCCTTCGGGGACCTGTGCGCTGGCTGCTGACAGTGGATGCTCGGTCGGCTGCCTTTCTGCCCCGGGGTGGGGTCCTAGCGGGGCCGGGAAGTCAAGTGCCCCACCCCTCTGCTCCGCTGAGCCCCTCTTGCGGTCCCCCGGCCAGCAGAGAAACCGCTCAGGCGACGGGTACGCAGGGTTGTAGGGCTTGCGGCAGGGGAGGGGCGGGCCCAGAGTGAAGACTCGCACGGCTTCCTCCTGCTTCTTATTCCCCAGGACTCCGGTCTACCAGACGGGCGGTCCAGCCAGGAAGAACTGATGGAGGCCCCGCTGCAAACAGGGATGGTAAGGGGCTGGGGCGGTTGTGCAGCGCCGCGGAGACTACAACTCCCGACGTGCTCAGCGCGCATCATCGCGTCCCCGCGAGACCAGGCTGCCCCTGTTCGGGAGGAACTACGTTTCCCGGCGTGCCCCGCGCCGCCAAACCGCTGGGAAGAGCGGTGCCCCCGGGGAGGGAGCCGCGCCGGGCCATTCTGCAGATGGGGACGCCGAGCCCCGGGCCAACCGTGACCTCCGCGGGGGCGGGGCAGAATGGGGTTCAGGGCGTCCCGGCCCCCGGGGAGGACTCGGTGGGGCGGGCATGCGATGCGCAGCCAGTGCCGTTCGTCCCGCAGGTGCTGGGCGTGATGATCGGGGCCGGACTCGCGGTGCTGGTCACGGCCGTGCTCATCCTCCTGCTGGTGCGGAGGCTTCGAGTGCCGAGTGAGGACCCGGAGGGCCCCTCCAGGAAGTCTGCGGGGTGGGGGAGCTGAAATGCCCGGGGCCCTGAGGCGGTAGAGATGGGACTTGCTGGAGTCTGCGCGCAGCATCCCCATTCCCGGCCGCGTGGGGTCTGCGTAGAGCTCATAATGCCCCTCTCCCCGCTTTGTCCCCAGAAACCCCAGCCCCGGATGGCCCGCGGTATCGATTCCGGAAGAGGGACAAAGTGCTTTTCTATGGCCGGAAGATTATGCGGAAGGTGAGTCTAGGACCCCCTGGGGCCCCGGGGCTGACCGCACGGAGGCCCCTAGTTTCCCTTCCCGATAAGGACCTCTGGGTCTGCCTGCCTCTTCGCTAGGGTCTAAACTGGCGATTGACCCGTTCCCCCCACCCCTTAATCCTCCCAGGTATCACAATCCACTTCTTCCCTTGTGGACACCTCCGTCTCCAC
The Equus caballus isolate H_3958 breed thoroughbred chromosome 7, TB-T2T, whole genome shotgun sequence genome window above contains:
- the MCOLN1 gene encoding mucolipin-1 isoform X1 encodes the protein MAAPAGRRGSETERLLSPSPGYGTHAGASPPPLTPPEEEDLRRRLKYFFMSPCDKFRAKGRKPFKLMLQVVKILVVTVQLILFGLSNQLAVTFREENTVAFRHLFLLGYSDGVDDTFAAYTREQLYQAIFYAVDQYLLLPDVSLGRYAYVRGGGGPEANGSALALCQRYYHRGHVDPANDTFDIDPMVVTDCIRVDPPERPPVPPSDDLFLSDGSASYRNLTLKFHKLINVTIHFQLKTINLQSLINNEIPDCYTFTVLITFDNKAHSGRVPISLETQAHIQECKHPSVFRHGDNSFRLLFDVVVILTCALSFLLCARSLLRGFLLQNEFVGFMWRHRGRVISLWERLEFVNGWYILLVTSDVLTISGTIMKIGIEAKNLASYDICSILLGTSTLLVWVGVIRYLTFFHKYNILIATLRVALPSVMRFCCCVAVIYLGYCFCGWIVLGPYHVKFRSLSMVSECLFSLINGDDMFVTFAAMQAQQGRSSLVWLFSQLYLYSFISLFIYMVLSLFIALITGAYDTIKHPGGVGTEVSELQAYIAQCHDSPTSGKFRRGSGSACSLLCCCGSGPSSRDSEEERSLLVN